In Macadamia integrifolia cultivar HAES 741 chromosome 13, SCU_Mint_v3, whole genome shotgun sequence, one DNA window encodes the following:
- the LOC122059178 gene encoding microtubule-associated protein 70-5-like, with protein sequence MDEKIGTTEYLLEHKNLEIKRLRNDKKEALAAQFAAEATLRRLHANQKDEDSVPLEAVIAPLEADIKMYKNEIAALQEDYKALERLNKSKEAALLEAQRILRSALERALIVEEVHNQNFELKRQIEICQEENKILDKTNRQKVADVEKLSWTIQELEESILAGGTAANAVRDYQRQVSELSDKNRTLERDLARVKVSANRVAVVVANEWKDDNDKVMPVKRWLEERRYFQAEIQRLRDKLVLSEKTAKSEAQLKDKLRLRLKTLEDGLKHVPNIRTNTSASCELQKLENCNQSLGFLSNKTGLGKRSTSQPRASVTISKSSLLQQKNLVIQTISASGQLKGASTLKMKYFSGENTRRSLWVTNNKLPDNGGKENTEVNANTEVNAKKLIDGEAAVYGENRTKGDDDMGLQNKGSLGAGSEDLVSGFLYDRLQREVINLRKSCEEKDATLRAKDEETKMLMKKVDALAKAMEIELKKKKREAASVRVENKNKRSEAQTFL encoded by the exons ATGGATGAGAAGATTGGAACCACTGAATACCTTCTAGAACACAAG AACCTTGAAATCAAGAGACTTAGGAATGACAAGAAAGAGGCTCTTGCTGCGCAATTTGCTGCAGAAGCAACGCTCAGAAGGTTGCATGCAAATCAAAAGGACGAGGATTCTGTCCCACTTGAGGCAGTTATTGCACCTCTTGAGGCTGATATTAAAATGTATAAAAATGAG ATTGCAGCACTACAGGAGGATTATAAGGCCTTGGAACGGCTAAATAAGTCAAAAGAGGCTGCTCTACTTGAAGCACAAAGGATTCTGAGAAGTGCCCTGGAACGGGCTCTAATAGTGGAGGAGGTTCATAATCAAAATTTTGAGTTAAAGCGACAAATTGAGATCTGCCAG GAAGAGAACAAGATCCTTGATAAAACTAATCGTCAAAAGGTTGCTGACGTTGAGAAGCTTAGCTGGACCATTCAGGAACTTGAGGAGTCTATTCTAGCGGGTGGGACTGCTGCGAATGCGGTGCGCGATTATCAGCGTCAGGTTTCTGAATTATCT GACAAAAACAGGACCCTTGAGAGGGATCTCGCAAGAGTGAAAGTTTCAGCAAATCGAGTTGCAGTTGTGGTGGCAAATGAGTGGAAGGATGACAATGACAAAGTCATGCCAGTCAAACGCTGGCTAGAAGAGCGAAGGTATTTTCAG GCAGAGATACAACGACTAAGAGACAAGCTTGTTTTATCTGAGAAAACAGCTAAATCTGAAGCACAACTCAAG GATAAACTGAGGCTGAGGCTAAAGACTCTAGAAGACGGATTAAAACATGTGCCAAATATCAGAACCAATACTAGTGCTTCTTGTGAGTTGCAAAAACTTGAGAACTGTAACCAAAGCTTAGGTTTTCTATCAAATAAGACTGGACTAGGGAAGAGGTCAACATCACAGCCGAGGGCTTCTGTTACCATCAGTAAAAGCTCATTGCTGCAGCAGAAAAACTTGGTGATTCAAACAATCAGTGCCAGCGGACAACTCAAAGGAGCAAGTACCctgaaaatgaaatatttttctggAGAAAATACACGGAGGAGTTTATGGGTGACTAACAATAAGTTGCCTGACAATGGTGGAAAGGAAAACACAGAAGTGAATGCTAACACTGAAgtgaatgccaaaaaattaattgatGGTGAGGCAGCAGTCTATGGAGAAAATAGAACTAAGGGTGACGATGATATGGGCTTGCAAAATAAAGGAAGCCTAGGCGCTGGCAGTGAGGATTTAGTTTCTGGGTTTCTGTATGACAGGTTACAGAGAGAGGTCATCAATTTGAGAAAATCCTGTGAGGAGAAAGATGCAACTCTTAGAGCTAAAGATGAAGAAACTAAG ATGCTCATGAAGAAGGTTGATGCACTGGCAAAGGCCATGGAAAtagagttgaagaagaagaagagagaagcagCATCAGTTAGGGTggagaacaaaaacaaaagatcaGAAGCACAAACTTTTCTTTAA
- the LOC122059974 gene encoding pentatricopeptide repeat-containing protein At4g16390, chloroplastic-like, producing MAPHLSSTCNFCHSQFTFRSPLSPPPPPVLSVAPSLFFWNPKSFNYPLKLHSRSSQPTISLSSFPQVSLRDTVPQESQTPSPNPSDPQEESPNPDGKTAPSSKSYIWVNPKSPRAAQLRQQSYDSRYSSLSKLAASLNSCNPTEEDVFKVLTTLGESPLEQDAVIVLNHMENPATAPLTLKFFQQKLKPKREVILYNVTLKVFKKCRTFDRAEKLFEEMLVRGVKPDNVTFSTIISCARHCSLPNKAVEWFEKMPDFGCDPDDVTYSAMIDAYGRAGNVEKALSLYDRARTERWRIDLVTFSTLIKIYGMSGNFEGALNVYEEMKALKVKPNLVVYNTLLDAMGRAKRPWQVKSVYKEMVNNGFSPNWTTYAALLRAYGRARYAQDALDVYREMKDKGLELNVVLYNTLLAMCADIGYTDEAIEIFEDLKRSTTKPDSWTFSSLLTIYSCSGKVLEAESTLNEMLEAGFEPNIFVLTSLIQCYGKANRTDDVVKTFNRLLELGITPDERFCGCLLNVMTQTRKEELDKLIGCIERANSKLRVVVKQLLVEETGNGLFKQEANELFNSISPDVQKGYCNCLIDLCVNLNLLERACELLDLGLTLDIYRGIQSKSLTQWSLHLKSLSPGAALTALHVWMSDLSKALENGEELPSVLGINTGHGKHKYSDKALASVLESHLKELSAPFHEAPADKVGWFLTTNVAAKSWLESRSSAELVTA from the coding sequence ATGGCTCCCCATCTCTCTTCAACATGCAATTTCTGCCATAGCCAGTTCACTTTCCGCAGCcctctttctcctccaccaccaccagtaTTATCTGTAGctccatctctctttttctggAATCCCAAAAGCTTCAACTACCCTCTTAAACTCCACTCCCGTTCATCTCAACCAacgatttctctctcttcatttcctCAGGTTTCTCTGCGAGACACTGTTCCTCAAGAATCTCAAACCCCATCTCCTAATCCTTCGGACCCACAAGAAGAGTCTCCGAACCCAGATGGGAAAACCGCTCCTTCATCCAAAAGCTATATCTGGGTAAACCCCAAGAGCCCTCGAGCTGCACAGCTTCGGCAGCAGTCGTACGATTCCAGGTATTCGTCACTTTCGAAACTAGCTGCGTCTCTGAATTCATGTAACCCAACTGAGGAAGATGTCTTCAAAGTGTTGACTACTCTGGGCGAGAGCCCCTTAGAGCAAGATGCTGTTATTGTTCTTAATCACATGGAGAACCCTGCAACGGCGCCTCTTACTCTGAAGTTCTTCCAGCAGAAACTGAAACCGAAGCGAGAGGTAATCCTTTATAACGTAACCTTGAAGGTTTTTAAAAAGTGCAGGACATTTGATAGAGCAGAGAAGTTGTTCGAAGAAATGCTCGTGAGGGGTGTCAAACCTGACAATGTTACATTCTCCACTATAATCAGCTGCGCGAGGCATTGTTCTTTGCCCAATAAGGCTGTGGAGTGGTTCGAGAAGATGCCAGACTTCGGGTGCGATCCTGATGATGTGACGTACTCGGCTATGATAGATGCTTATGGTCGAGCAGGTAATGTTGAAAAGGCCCTTAGTTTGTATGATCGTGCAAGGACGGAGAGATGGCGCATTGATTTGGTCACATTCTCAACTTTGATCAAGATATATGGAATGTCGGGTAACTTTGAGGGGGCCTTAAATGTCTATGAAGAAATGAAGGCTTTAAAGGTGAAACCAAACTTGGTTGTCTACAACACGTTGTTGGATGCCATGGGGAGAGCAAAGAGGCCATGGCAGGTAAAGTCTGTCTATAAAGAGATGGTCAACAATGGGTTTTCGCCGAATTGGACAACCTATGCTGCTCTGTTACGAGCATATGGTAGAGCCCGTTATGCCCAAGACGCCCTTGATGTGTATAGAGAGATGAAGGACAAGGGTTTAGAGTTGAATGTGGTTCTCTATAACACCCTTTTAGCGATGTGTGCTGATATAGGTTACACTGATGAAGCTATTGAGatctttgaagacttgaagaggTCGACTACTAAGCCTGACAGTTGGACATTTTCATCCTTGCTTACCATATATTCTTGTAGTGGTAAAGTTTTGGAGGCGGAAAGCacattgaatgagatgttagaAGCAGGTTTTGAGCCTAACATTTTTGTATTGACATCACTCATCCAGTGCTATGGAAAAGCTAATCGGACGGATGATGTTGTGAAGACTTTCAACCGCCTCCTAGAATTGGGTATAACTCCCGATGAGCGGTTTTGTGGTTGTCTCCTAAATGTGATGACCCAGACGCGAAAAGAAGAACTTGATAAGTTGATTGGGTGCATTGAGAGGGCTAATTCTAAACTGAGGGTTGTGGTGAAACAACTGTTGGTGGAGGAAACTGGCAATGGGTTGTTTAAACAAGAAGCCAATGAGCTCTTCAATTCAATTAGCCCAGATGTCCAGAAGGGTTATTGCAATTGCTTGATTGATCTTTGTGTTAACCTCAATTTGTTGGAAAGAGCTTGTGAGCTATTAGACTTGGGACTCACACTAGATATATACAGAGGTATTCAGTCTAAGTCTCTGACACAGTGGTCACTGCATTTGAAGTCTCTCTCTCCTGGGGCAGCCCTGACTGCTTTGCATGTTTGGATGAGTGACTTATCCAAGGCACTAGAGAATGGGGAAGAGTTGCCATCAGTGCTTGGTATAAATACTGGCCATGGCAAGCACAAATACTCGGACAAAGCACTGGCAAGTGTCTTGGAGTCACACTTGAAGGAATTAAGTGCCCCATTCCATGAGGCCCCAGCTGATAAGGTTGGCTGGTTCTTAACTACAAATGTTGCCGCCAAGTCATGGTTGGAGTCAAGGAGCTCAGCTGAACTGGTGACTGCTTAG
- the LOC122059263 gene encoding uncharacterized protein LOC122059263 produces MAIPEKLLKFKYHFIAGAVVSLVFLLLVLLAPRFVDVIVYFWPLFLSTAMFLTAAVVFGWLSPIEHEVSGEKAGEGILDYVAGKPERVEEAEEEIDQETPKSEKSESKETGFESRVSDE; encoded by the coding sequence ATGGCGATCCCAGAAAAGCTTCTGAAATTCAAGTATCATTTCATCGCCGGAGCCGTTGTTTCGCTTGTGTTCTTGTTGCTGGTCCTCCTTGCTCCCAGATTCGTAGATGTGATCGTTTACTTTTGGCCCCTTTTCCTCTCTACAGCCATGTTTCTTACCGCCGCCGTCGTCTTTGGTTGGTTATCTCCAATAGAACATGAAGTCTCCGGGGAGAAAGCCGGAGAAGGGATCTTAGATTACGTTGCCGGAAAACCGGAACGGGTGGAGGAAGCGGAAGAGGAAATTGATCAGGAGACCCCGAAATCTGAGAAATCTGAGAGTAAAGAAACGGGTTTCGAATCTCGAGTTTCCGATGAGTAG